The Trueperaceae bacterium region GGGACGGCGTCGTCACCGACGCCACCCGCATCGAGGCGGCCCTGCCCACCCTCCGGCACCTGCTGGACGGCGGCGCGACGTTGGTGCTGGCCAGTCACCTGGGGCGCCCCAAGGGCCCCAGCGACGACGCCCGCATGGCGCCGGTCGCCGACGCCCTCGCAGCGCGCTTGGGGCGCGAGGTGCGCTACGCGCCGACCGACGGCCCGGGCAGCGACGCGCAACGCGCGTTCGTCGCCGCGGCTCCCGACGGGTCCGTGACGCTGCTGGAGAACACCCGCTTCGACGCCCGCGAAACGAAGAACGATGCGGACCTCGCGCGGATCTTCGCGGAGTACGCCAGCGTCTACGTCGACGACGCGTTCGGGGCGGCGCACCGGGCGCACGCCTCGACGCACGGCGTGGCGCAGCTCCTACCGGGCGCCGTCGGGCGTCTCGTGGAACGCGAACTGGCGGTCCTGAGCCGCCTGACCGACGCGCCGGACACGCCGTTCTCGGTGATCCTGGGGGGCGCCAAGGTCAGCGACAAGATCGGCGTCATCGAACGCCTCCTGCCGCGCGTCGACCGGTTGTTCGTCGGTGGCGCGATGGCGTACACCTTCCTCGCCGCCCGCGGCGGGGAGGTCGGCGACAGCCTCGTCGAGGTGGACGCGTTCGACGTCGCCCGCGACCTGCTGGCCCGCGCCGAGACGCAGGGCACGACCCTGCACCTGCCCGTCGATTCGCGCTGCGCCGCCGACGTCGCGCCCGACGTCGACGTCTCCGTGCATCCCTCCGATCGGATCCCCGCCGGCCTCAAGGGCCTCGACGCAGGCCCCGACGCGATCCGCGCGTGGCGCGACGCGCTCGCCGGCAGCCGCACGGTGTTCTGGAACGGGCCGCTGGGCGTGTTCGAGGTCCCGCCGTTCGACACCGCGACGCGCGAGATCGCGCAGGTCGTCGCCGACCTCGACGCCTTCACCGTCGTCGGGGGCGGCGACTCGGTCGCCGCCGTGAACGCCGTCGGCGTGGCGAACGCCATCGATCACGTCAGCACCGGCGGCGGCGCGTCGCTGCAGTTCCTCGAGGGGGAGCCGCTGCCCGGCGTCGAGGTGCTGCGGCGCCCCTGACCGGCGGTCAGTCGCCCGCCAGGGCGGCCAGCAACAGGGGCGCGAAGGCGTGGGCGTCGGCGACGACGCCCACGTCGCAGTGCGCGAAGATCGGGGCGTCGGGATCGTGGTCGATCGCCACCACCGTCCGGCTCCGGTTCATGCCGGAGAGGTGCTGCACGGCGCCGGACACCCCGAGCGACAGGTAGACGTCGGGGGCGACCGTCTTCCCCGTCTGGCCGATCTGTTCGGCGTAGGGACGC contains the following coding sequences:
- a CDS encoding phosphoglycerate kinase encodes the protein MIPTLDDLDVRGARVFVRVDFNVPLRDGVVTDATRIEAALPTLRHLLDGGATLVLASHLGRPKGPSDDARMAPVADALAARLGREVRYAPTDGPGSDAQRAFVAAAPDGSVTLLENTRFDARETKNDADLARIFAEYASVYVDDAFGAAHRAHASTHGVAQLLPGAVGRLVERELAVLSRLTDAPDTPFSVILGGAKVSDKIGVIERLLPRVDRLFVGGAMAYTFLAARGGEVGDSLVEVDAFDVARDLLARAETQGTTLHLPVDSRCAADVAPDVDVSVHPSDRIPAGLKGLDAGPDAIRAWRDALAGSRTVFWNGPLGVFEVPPFDTATREIAQVVADLDAFTVVGGGDSVAAVNAVGVANAIDHVSTGGGASLQFLEGEPLPGVEVLRRP